The Myotis daubentonii chromosome 9, mMyoDau2.1, whole genome shotgun sequence genome has a segment encoding these proteins:
- the LOC132242340 gene encoding secretoglobin family 1D member 2-like, whose product MKLALSLLLVTLALCCSDANAKVCPALHNEARSSLLDIKPLFYSILKTFSAPEPAYQSTMAVKYCIDRMSFSDRHKIYDVMEALVDKCNE is encoded by the exons ATGAAGCTGGCGCTGTCTCTGCTGCTGGTCACGCTGGCCCTTTGCTGCTCTGACG cAAATGCCAAAGTCTGTCCAGCCCTTCACAACGAAGCGAGGTCCTCCCTGTTGGACATTAAACCGCTCTTTTATTCCATCCTCAAGACGTTTTCGGCACCTGAACCCGCCTACCAGTCCACGATGGCTGTGAAGTATTGCATAGACCGGATGTCCTTTAGCGACAGACACAAAATTTACGACGTCATG gAGGCTCTAGTGGACAAGTGCAACGAATAG